In one Brassica oleracea var. oleracea cultivar TO1000 chromosome C9, BOL, whole genome shotgun sequence genomic region, the following are encoded:
- the LOC106315159 gene encoding uncharacterized protein LOC106315159: MSSYVLLANFGAGRCSNTAEVRLLRFWEARNVRKDGELMSLDMLLLDEQSPLIHGSINSSRVDTFRRWLSEGSVYSLSGFDVARANPKFRLSDSPVSIRFNDGTFFETKTDSDKDIPTELFRFRSHEQLLTLANTNRELLDIVGEVSSVRSTITDGLRGPHHVMVTLCLEGDVNVCVSMFDDRAVTFQTKFDEHISEPKVILFTSINPKVVGGKLFLNATSGTHFYFDCETSAGKEHYERLVGDGANASSSKSEVVSAQKIEPLTVAELNQYVLAADPQNIEFLCKAEVTNLQSEKGWCYIGCSKCAKKLQPDEISFTCLSCDRKNATGVLRSSFLTDLIQLFQRSCLLASRALFGMMLNAVFTCQQKISRKKTKSSGDRGGKALDVFLEDTENVKGAERDVGGDGGLVWNDTVGGGHMY, encoded by the exons ATGTCTTCTTATGTTCTTCTCGCTAATTTTGGAGCAGGCCGTTGCTCAAACACCGCTGAAGTGCGTCTTTTGAGGTTCTGGGAAGCTCGCAACGTCAGGAAAGATGGAGAGCTTATGAGCCTTGACATGCTTCTCCTCGATGAACAG TCTCCGCTGATACACGGGAGCATCAACTCAAGCCGCGTTGACACTTTCCGGAGGTGGCTCAGTGAAGGCTCCGTTTACTCTCTCAGTGGTTTCGACGTCGCACGGGCTAACCCAAAATTCCGACTCTCTGACTCTCCGGTGTCCATACGCTTCAATGATGGAACTTTTTTTGAAACAAAAACTGACTCGGACAAGGACATTCCGACTGAGTTATTCAGGTTTCGCAGCCATGAACAGCTTCTGACATTGGCAAACACTAATAGAGAACTCCTAG ATATCGTTGGTGAAGTAAGTTCCGTTAGGAGCACGATCACTGACGGTCTACGCGGTCCTCATCATGTAATGGTGACTCTGTGTTTGGAAGG GGATGTCAATGTTTGTGTCAGTATGTTTGATGATCGTGCTGTAACTTTTCAAACTAAGTTTGACGAGCACATCTCTGAGCCAAAGGTTATACTCTTTACAAGCATCAATCCCAAAGTTGTTGGAG GGAAGCTTTTTCTCAACGCTACGTCTGGTACCCACTTTTATTTCGACTGTGAAACATCAGCTGGAAAAGAGCATTATGAAAG GCTGGTTGGTGATGGAGCCAATGCGAGCTCTTCTAAATCAGAAGTGGTCTCTGCTCAGAAAATCGAGCCCTTGACCGTTGCTGAACTGAACCAATATGTCCTTGCCGCTGACCCACAG AATATTGAGTTTCTGTGCAAGGCCGAGGTAACCAATCTTCAGTCGGAGAAGGGATGGTGCTATATTGGATGCTCCAAATGCGCAAAGAAGCTTCAGCCGGATGAAATATCTTTCACTTGTCTCTCATGTGATAGGAAAAACGCTACGGGTGTATTAAGGTCTAGCTTCTTGACTGATCTTATTCAACTGTTTCAGAGAAGTTGTCTCCTTGCAT CAAGAGCATTGTTCGGGATGATGTTAAACGCCGTGTTCACCTGTCAACAGAAAATCTCCCGGAAAAAGACCAAGAGCTCCGGGGATCGGGGAGGTAAGGCCTTGGATGTGTTTCTCGAGGACACGGAGAATGTGAAGGGGGCTGAAAGA